The Tessaracoccus timonensis sequence CCGTGTGCCCCACCCGAGAGCTCGCCGTCCAGGTTGGCCGCGATCTCGAAACGGCCGGCAGGAACCTCCATACTCGCGTGCTGACGATCTATGGCGGCACCAGCTACGACGACCAGCTCGAAGCGCTTGAGAAGGGCGTGGATGTCGTCGTCGGAACCCCCGGGCGCCTGCTTGATCTCGTCCAGCGTCGCGCGCTCGATCTTTCGGAAATCCAGGTGCTCGTGCTCGATGAAGCCGACGAGATGCTCGACCTCGGTTTCCTCCCCGACGTGGAGCGCATCATGGATGCCACACCGAAGTCGCGTCAGACGATGATGTTCTCTGCGACGATGCCCGGCCAGATCCTCTCGCTCGCCCGCTCGCGTCTGAACCGGCCCATCAATATTCGGGCTGAAGGCGAAAACGCCCAGGCGACGGTGCCGGACACCGTGCAGTTTGTTTACCAGGCCCACCAGCTCGACAAGCCGGAAGTGGTCTCGCGCATCATCCAGGCCAAGGACGCGGGCAAGGTGATGATCTTCACGCGTACAAAGCGCGAAGCACAGCGCCTGTCGGAAGATCTGGTGGACAGAGGCTTCCCCGCTGCTTCCATCCATGGCGATCTCAATCAATCCGCCCGGGAACGCTCACTCAAGAAGTTCCGTCAAGGCACCATCCGGGTGCTCGTCGCCACCGACGTCGCGGCCCGTGGTATTGACATCACCGGCGTGACGCATGTCGTGAACTACGAGTGCCCTGACACCGATGCCACCTACGTGCACCGTATCGGCCGCACCGGCCGCGCGGGACGCAACGGCGTAGCCGTGACGCTGGTTGACTGGGCGGATGTGCATCGTTGGAAGCTCATCGACCAGGCCCTCGATCTCGGCAAACCGGAGCCCGTCGAGACGTATTCGTCGTCGCCGCATCTGTTCTCCGACCTCGACATCCCGGAAGGGACGAAGGGTCGCATCGCCACCGCGTCACCCAAGCGAGACAAGGACGCCGAGAAGCCACGCGGGCAGCGGGAGCGCCGTCGGTCCCGTTCGTCCAAGACTCGTCGACGCAAGCGCGTGCGCAACGGCGTCGAGGTTGTGCGGGAGCCACACGACAAGGAGCAGCCGCCGTCGCAGTGACGGCGGCTACGTGATGTCTGCAACCCAGAGTCGGCGCGGCGCGTCCGCACGGAACCGCCGCTGGACGAGGTCCCGCGGTAGGGCCTGCGCCTTGTCCGGCCTGGTCGTGAACACCTTCTTCGACTTGCGAACCCCACGCACTCCCGCGAGGCGCATGAGGCGCTCGGTCTGGTCGCGGCCGATGTCCCACCCCTGCCGTTTCAGGAGAGCATGCATCTTCCGCCGCCCGTAGACGCCGTAGTTCTCCGCATGCAGCCTGGCGACCTCGGGCACCAGCAGCTCGTCGCGCAGCTGCCGGGCGGAGGCTACGCGGGTCTTCGCGGCGCGATACCCGCGGGACGTGATGAATCCCTGCACTGCCGGGCGCAGCGTCCGGCAGATGAGCTCGACCCCGAACCGCTCTCGATACTCGTCGATGAAGCGGATCATCTCGGTCAGGGCCGGTCGAGCTCCTTCGCGAAAAACACGCTCGCAGCCTTGAGGATCTCATTCGCCTTTCGCAGCTCGGCCACCTCGCGGCGCAGGCGCTTGTTCTCCTCAGCGACATCGCTCGGGACACCGGGCTTCGCGCCGGCGTCGACCTCGCGGCGGCGATGCCACACCCGCAGCGTCTCCGCGCTCATGCCGAGGAGCCCCGCAACATGCCGCACGGCGGACATCAGATTCGAGTGCTCACCGGAGGCCTTGGCCTCATCGAGCATCCGCAGCGCGCGCTCGCGCATCTCGGGAGAGTACTTCTGGTTCATCGTGTTCCATCCTTGCTTCAAGAACGGAACGAAACCCAGGCCGATTCAAGCCGGAACGGCCCGGTGCCGATGCCGCTGCGGGCGATGTCGGCACCGGAATCCTCCGGGATGACGTAGCACTGGTAGGCCGACAGCAGTGAGAGCAGGTCCGAGTGCGGCGCGTCGAGTTCTATCACCAACGTGGTCGGATCGGTCGCACGCAGGCCCCCGGCCGACATCACCGGGGACAGGACACCCAACTGCGGCGAGGCGAGTTCGGGATCCAGGATCTGGGAGATCGTGTACGCCGCGTCGCGGGACGTGAACCTTCGGCCGTCGTGGAACTGCACACCGTCGCGCATCCGGAAGGTCCAGCGCATCGCGTCGTCGGAAATCTCCCAGTCCTGGGCGAGGTCCGGGACCGGGGTTCCAGCTTCGTCGAGCTTCACGAGCCGGTTGTAGAGGGCCCCCAGGTACTCGTAGGCGGAGAGCGATGCCGCAGGGTGAAGACCCTCTGCGCGGGAGTTGGCGGGGCGGGCGATCCGCAGCGTGCCGCCGGGCGACGGTTGCCCGCGTTCCGCTGCTTCTGGCAGGGCGACGGGCCCGTCTGCTGACGTGCATCCGGACGCGAGGCCGAGGGCGCCGAGCCCACCGAGTTGCAGCGCTCGGCGACGCCCTACGGGACGGGACAGGAGTGGCGGCGAATGAGACACCTTCTCGACACTAGCCGTTTCACGCCGGCGGGACGGAAGCTGCGTCCGCATCCCAAGAACCTTCGAGTTCCCGGACGCGCGGGAACCGGCCTCGCTGGCCCCCGCCACGGCTCCTGAAAGGATGGCGTCCATGACTGTGCAACGAGAAGGCGCGAAGGTATCCATCGTCGGTGCGGGTGCGGTGGGGTCGTCGCTGGCCTACGCCGCGCTGATGGCGGGGGTCGCCCATCGGGTGGTGCTGCAGGACGTGAACGAGGCGAAGGTGCACGCGGAGGCGCTCGACCTCGCCCCCGGAAGCCAGTTCTTCCCCGAGGCGTCGATCCAGGGGTCCTCCGACGTAGCCGCCACCGAGGGCTCGGACGTGGTCGTGGTCACCGCCGGGGCCAAGCAGAAGCCGGGCCAGACGCGGCTCGACCTCGCGGAGTCGACGGTGCGGCTGATGACGAAGGTGATCCCGCCGCTCGTCGAGCGCTCCCCCGACGCCGTCTTCCTGCTGGTGACCAACCCCGTCGACGTGACCACCCAGGTGGCGCTCGACATCAGCGGCCTCCCGCCGGAGCGGGTGATCGGCTCCGGGACGGTGCTCGACTCGTCGCGGCTCCGGCAGTTGCTCGCCGCCGAGTGCGAAGTGGCGGTGAGCAACGTGCACGCCTACGTCTGCGGCGAGCACGGCGACACCGAGATCCCGCTGTGGACCTCGTCGTCGATCGGCGGCGTGCCGCTGCTCGACTGGGAGCGCGCGACGGGCCGGCTCGGCGCCGCCAAGCGCGACGAGATCGCCAGCCGGGTGGTGAACGCCGTCTACGAGGTGATCGCCGGCAAGGGCGCCACCAACTACGCGATCGGTCTGGCGGGCACGCGCATCCTGCAGGCGATACTGCGCGACGAGCACGCTGTCCTCCCGGTCTCCCGGCAGCTCGACGGCTGGTACGGGATGTCGGGCATGTGCATGTCCGTGCCCACGGTGGTGAGCGCGTCGGGCGCCGGCCGGCAGCTCGAGCTGCCGCTGTCCGACGACGAGCTCACCGCCCTGCGGGCCAGCGCCGCGACCATCCAGGAGACCGTCGAGCGCCTCGAACGGGCGCTCTGACCGCCGAATCGTGTCGATTGAGCCAGCGAGCGACGGTCGAAATCAACCAACCCCGTGACGGGTCAGACCGTCTGCCAGGTGGGGTGCTCGGGCAGGAGCGCCTCGTACTCGGCGACGAGCTGGTCCTGGTAGGCGCCACGGTAGGTGCCGGCGAGGAAGCGGGGCAGCGCCTCGTCCTTGAACTTCGCCCACGACTCGCGCTCGAGCCCCGGCTTGATCGGGTAGAACAGCACGCCCTCGCTGAAGGCCGCGTCCCGGTCGCCCGGGGCGTCGCCGATCAGCATGATGTGGTCGAGGTCGTACTTCTCCTTCGCGGCCCAGCGCACGTGCTCCGCCTTGGAACCCATCTCCTGCCCGGCGATGACACCTATGTACTTGGCCAGGTCGTGCTCGTTCCACTCGCGCTCGAGCGCCTCGACGGGGGTGGCGGACACGACGATGGTGTCCACCTCCGCCTGCATCGCCTCGATGGCCTCGCGCACGCCCGGGAACGGGGCGGCGCCGTGGACCATCCACGCGATGAGCTCGTTGACGCCCTTGCCCCACTCGATGCACTGCCGGATCTCGTCGGAGGGATGCTCCTCGGCGAACGCGGCGATGCCCTTGTCGGAGCGGGGGTAGCCCGAGTCGAGGAACTTCTGCAGCTCGACACCGTCGGGGATCTTCACGCCCCGCTCGAGCACCTCGGGCCGCTGCTTGAGCAGCTCGAAGAGCCTCGCCAGCGCCACCCAGCGGTTCTGCCCGCGGGTGGTGGAGTACAGGTTCACGAACAGGGCGGTCTCGCGCACCAGCGTCGACGCGGCCTGCAGGTTGAAGTACTTGATGTACGCGGGGGTGAAGCACTCCATGTGCTTGATGTTCATCGCGTCCATGGCGCAGCCGTCGGAGTCGATGCCGACGAAGAACTTCTTCTGGGGCTGGAAGTCCACCAGCGCCTGGGCCTGCTCGGGCCGCTTGGAATCGTTCATGGTGCTCCGATCAGATCCGGGTGTCGGGGAAGACGAACATCTCGTTGGCCGGCTTGCCGACGAACTCGCTCCTACCCTCGAGCTTGTCGAGGAGGATGTCGATGTTGAAGTCCTTGTCGTCGAAGGCGCTGATATAGGTCTTCACCTGGCCCATGTCGGGCAGCACGTTCGGCGACGCGGTGGAGACCAGGATCGTCGGCAGCTCGTGGACGTACCAAGGCATGTCGAGGGTGCCCTTGGTGCCGGGCCAGTACGGGCGCTCGATCGCCTGGCCGAGGCCCGTGATGTTGGCGACGGAGATGACGAGGTCGTAGTTGTCGGTGAGGTCGGAGATCGGCGACTTCCCGGAGTACGCGTCGCCCAGGATCTGTCGGACTTCCTCCGGCGCCTTGCCGCGCACCTTGTCGAGCTGCGACTCGTAGCGCGTGGCCTGGTAACCGCGCTCGTTCAGCTTCTCGACGAACTTGTCGGCCGGGTGGCCGGCCGCGCCCTCGGCCATCATGGCGAAGGGGCTCGGTGCGGCGCCGACGGGCACGACGAGGATCCGCGGGTACTTGGCCGTCGAGATCTGCAGGTTCTCGGGCTGCTTGTTCTTGACCAGCGCGATGGCCTTCTCGGCCACCTCCTCCGCGATCTTCTGGTGCTCGGGCAGGCCGATGCGGGCCAGCGCCTCCTCCTTGGGGGGCAGCAGTTCGGTGCGCTCCTTCTTGTGGAGGCCCAGCATGGCCTTGAGGCCGAGGATGCGCGTGAGCGCCTCGTGGAGCCGCTTGTCGGAAAGCTTGCCGCTCTTCCAGCCCTCCATCATCCAGTTGAAGTCCTCGTCGGGATCGTTGAAGAAGAGCCACAGGTCGCAGCCCGCCTCGATCGCCATCGGGAGGAGGTCGGAGCGCTTGCCCATGCCGGTGAGCCCCACCATGTGCGACGCGTCGGTGACGACGACGCCGTTGAAGCCGAGCTTCTCGCGCAGCAGCTGGGTGTTGATCTCCTTGGAGATCGTGGCGGGGAGGATGTCCTCGTCGCGCATGTCGGGGTTGAAGTGCTTCTGGTACGACGGCAGTGCGATGTGGCCGGTCATCAGGGACGGGAGGCCCGCGTCGAACAGGCCCTTGTAGAGCTTGCCGAAGGTGGCGTCCCACTCATCGGTGGAGAGCCAGTTGGGTGCCTGCGAGAGGTGCTGGTCGCGCTCGTCGATGCCGTCGCCGGGCCAGTGCTTGGCGGCCGGCGCGATGCCGGACTCCTGGATGCCCTTCATGTAGGCAAGGCTCATCTCGAGGACCAGGTCGGCGTCCTCGCCCCAAGTGCGGCGCGAGACGATGGGGTTGCGCCAGTTGCGGTAGATGTCGACGATCGGGGCGAAGGACCAGTTGCAGCCGACCGCGGAGGCCTCGATGCCGGAGATGCGGCCGAGCTCGTAGGCGTAGCCCACGTCGCCCGTCGCGGCGACCTTGGCCTCCCAGCCGACGTACGTGCCGTCGGTGCAGGCGCCGTTGCCGCCGGCCTCGGTATTGGCGGCGATCAGCATCGGGATCTTCGACTTGGTCTGGAGGATGTGATTCTGCTCCCACACCTCCTCGGCCTTGCTCGGCTGGTAGCGCACGGCGCCGATGTGGTACGTGTCGAGGACGCCGGTGAGGTACTCCTCCGTGCGTTCCGCCCCCATGTTGACGAACAGCTGGCCGATCTTCTCCTCGTCGCTCATGGCCGCGATCGTCTGCTCGACCCAGGCCACCCCCTCGTCGTCGAGATTGAACGGCTGGGCTTTCAGGTCCACCATGAACATTCACTCCTTCGTCGGTCGCGTGCCCCTCGGCGCGATAGTCTCTAGGGAACCAACAAAGCCCTCCGGGTTGTTAAAGTTGCCGTTAATTTCCGATGTCCCTGCGCGGCCCGCGCGCCGGTCGCGGGGCCGCTCGCGGCAACCGCGCGACGACCACAAGCAAGAACTGGCAATTTGCCGCCGGGCCGTTGTGGACCGACGAAGCTATAGGCACCAGAAGACACTCAAGTAAGGACCGAACATGGCTCTTCCTATTCCCGCTCCCGCCTCCGCCGACATCGGCGTCACCGGCATGGGTGTGATGGGCTCGAACCTCGCCCGCAACCTTGCCCGCAATGGCTACAAGGTGGCCATCCACAACCGCAGCAGCGCCAAGACCGAAGAGGTCTACACCGAGCACGGCAGTGAGGGCGAGTTCATCCCGTCGGAGAACATGGAGGACTTCGTCGGCTCGCTGGCCCGTCCCCGCGTCGCCATCATCATGGTCAAGGCCGGCGCCCCCACCGACGCCGTCATCGAGGAACTCGCCTCCCGCATGGAGGAGGGCGACATCATCGTCGACTGCGGCAACTCGCTCTTCACCGACACCCGTCGTCGCGAGGCGGCCCTCAAGGAGCGCGGCCTGCACTTCGTCGGCACCGGCGTCTCCGGCGGCGAGGAGGGCGCCCTCTGGGGCCCCTCGATCATGCCCGGCGGCTCCCCTGAGTCCTACGACCGCCTCGGCCCCATGTTCGAGAAGATCTCCGCGCACGTCGACGGCGAGCCCTGCTGCACCTACATCGGCGCCGACGGTGCCGGCCACTTCGTGAAGATGGTCCACAACGGCATCGAGTACGCCGACATGCAGGTCATCGGCGAGGCCTACGACCTGCTGCGCCGCTCGCTCGGCCTGACCCCGGCCGAGATCGCCGACATCTTCGCCGAGTGGGACAAGGGTGAGCTCGACTCCTACCTCATGGAGGTCTCCGTCGAGGTCCTCCGCCAGGTGGACGCCAAGACCGACAAGCCGCTC is a genomic window containing:
- a CDS encoding ABC transporter substrate-binding protein, which gives rise to MSHSPPLLSRPVGRRRALQLGGLGALGLASGCTSADGPVALPEAAERGQPSPGGTLRIARPANSRAEGLHPAASLSAYEYLGALYNRLVKLDEAGTPVPDLAQDWEISDDAMRWTFRMRDGVQFHDGRRFTSRDAAYTISQILDPELASPQLGVLSPVMSAGGLRATDPTTLVIELDAPHSDLLSLLSAYQCYVIPEDSGADIARSGIGTGPFRLESAWVSFRS
- a CDS encoding L-lactate dehydrogenase, producing MTVQREGAKVSIVGAGAVGSSLAYAALMAGVAHRVVLQDVNEAKVHAEALDLAPGSQFFPEASIQGSSDVAATEGSDVVVVTAGAKQKPGQTRLDLAESTVRLMTKVIPPLVERSPDAVFLLVTNPVDVTTQVALDISGLPPERVIGSGTVLDSSRLRQLLAAECEVAVSNVHAYVCGEHGDTEIPLWTSSSIGGVPLLDWERATGRLGAAKRDEIASRVVNAVYEVIAGKGATNYAIGLAGTRILQAILRDEHAVLPVSRQLDGWYGMSGMCMSVPTVVSASGAGRQLELPLSDDELTALRASAATIQETVERLERAL
- a CDS encoding transposase, whose protein sequence is MNQKYSPEMRERALRMLDEAKASGEHSNLMSAVRHVAGLLGMSAETLRVWHRRREVDAGAKPGVPSDVAEENKRLRREVAELRKANEILKAASVFFAKELDRP
- a CDS encoding glycoside hydrolase family 3 protein → MVDLKAQPFNLDDEGVAWVEQTIAAMSDEEKIGQLFVNMGAERTEEYLTGVLDTYHIGAVRYQPSKAEEVWEQNHILQTKSKIPMLIAANTEAGGNGACTDGTYVGWEAKVAATGDVGYAYELGRISGIEASAVGCNWSFAPIVDIYRNWRNPIVSRRTWGEDADLVLEMSLAYMKGIQESGIAPAAKHWPGDGIDERDQHLSQAPNWLSTDEWDATFGKLYKGLFDAGLPSLMTGHIALPSYQKHFNPDMRDEDILPATISKEINTQLLREKLGFNGVVVTDASHMVGLTGMGKRSDLLPMAIEAGCDLWLFFNDPDEDFNWMMEGWKSGKLSDKRLHEALTRILGLKAMLGLHKKERTELLPPKEEALARIGLPEHQKIAEEVAEKAIALVKNKQPENLQISTAKYPRILVVPVGAAPSPFAMMAEGAAGHPADKFVEKLNERGYQATRYESQLDKVRGKAPEEVRQILGDAYSGKSPISDLTDNYDLVISVANITGLGQAIERPYWPGTKGTLDMPWYVHELPTILVSTASPNVLPDMGQVKTYISAFDDKDFNIDILLDKLEGRSEFVGKPANEMFVFPDTRI
- a CDS encoding IS3 family transposase; translated protein: MIRFIDEYRERFGVELICRTLRPAVQGFITSRGYRAAKTRVASARQLRDELLVPEVARLHAENYGVYGRRKMHALLKRQGWDIGRDQTERLMRLAGVRGVRKSKKVFTTRPDKAQALPRDLVQRRFRADAPRRLWVADIT
- a CDS encoding HAD family hydrolase yields the protein MNDSKRPEQAQALVDFQPQKKFFVGIDSDGCAMDAMNIKHMECFTPAYIKYFNLQAASTLVRETALFVNLYSTTRGQNRWVALARLFELLKQRPEVLERGVKIPDGVELQKFLDSGYPRSDKGIAAFAEEHPSDEIRQCIEWGKGVNELIAWMVHGAAPFPGVREAIEAMQAEVDTIVVSATPVEALEREWNEHDLAKYIGVIAGQEMGSKAEHVRWAAKEKYDLDHIMLIGDAPGDRDAAFSEGVLFYPIKPGLERESWAKFKDEALPRFLAGTYRGAYQDQLVAEYEALLPEHPTWQTV